The Paenibacillus sp. FSL R7-0204 genome includes a region encoding these proteins:
- the carA gene encoding glutamine-hydrolyzing carbamoyl-phosphate synthase small subunit: MQARLLLQDGTLFTGTAFGAEGEKTGEVVFNTGITGYQEVLSDPSYCGQIVTMTYPLIGNYGITRDDFESVRPFVHGFVVRRHESVPSNWRAEYSVDDLLKEYDIPGISEIDTRMLTRIIRHYGTMKAILTTSNKRVEELMEMMGDTTIEELRNQVARTSTTAAYSSPGTKERIVLVDYGAKTGILRELNNRGCDVVVVPHDVTADEIRRLNPDGIQLSNGPGDPKDVPYAVQTISELLGEYPIFGICLGHQLFALACGADTEKLKFGHRGGNHPVKELESGRCFITSQNHGYTVNEESIASTDLEVTHINNNDKTVEGLKHTRYPAFSVQYHPEAAPGPHDSSYLFDRFLQLIADHKAQRPAGSRQAQLAANARITAPKSSAPQLEAVKGAL, from the coding sequence ATGCAGGCGAGATTGCTGCTTCAGGACGGAACACTGTTTACAGGCACCGCATTTGGCGCGGAAGGCGAGAAGACGGGCGAGGTTGTTTTTAACACAGGAATTACAGGCTATCAGGAGGTACTATCGGACCCTTCATACTGCGGCCAGATCGTCACCATGACGTATCCGCTGATCGGGAATTACGGCATTACCCGTGATGACTTCGAGTCCGTGCGCCCTTTTGTACACGGCTTTGTTGTGCGGCGCCACGAATCCGTACCCAGCAACTGGCGTGCTGAATACAGTGTAGACGATCTGCTGAAGGAATATGATATTCCCGGCATCAGCGAGATTGATACCCGTATGCTTACCCGCATTATCCGCCACTACGGCACCATGAAGGCGATCCTTACTACTTCTAACAAGCGTGTGGAAGAATTGATGGAGATGATGGGTGACACGACCATTGAAGAGCTGCGCAATCAGGTTGCACGTACCTCAACTACAGCAGCCTACAGCAGCCCGGGCACCAAAGAACGCATCGTGCTGGTCGATTACGGTGCGAAGACCGGTATTCTGCGCGAGCTGAACAACCGCGGCTGTGATGTGGTGGTTGTCCCTCATGATGTCACCGCAGACGAGATCCGCCGCCTGAACCCTGACGGGATTCAGCTCTCGAATGGCCCTGGAGACCCTAAGGATGTGCCTTATGCGGTACAGACGATCTCCGAGCTGCTCGGCGAATACCCGATTTTCGGCATTTGCCTGGGACACCAGCTGTTCGCCCTGGCCTGCGGCGCCGACACCGAGAAGCTCAAGTTCGGCCATCGCGGCGGAAACCATCCGGTGAAAGAGCTGGAGAGCGGACGCTGCTTCATCACCTCACAGAACCATGGATACACCGTGAATGAGGAATCCATTGCCAGTACAGACCTGGAAGTTACCCATATCAATAACAATGACAAGACCGTTGAAGGACTGAAGCATACCCGCTACCCCGCTTTTTCGGTGCAGTACCATCCGGAAGCGGCGCCGGGACCGCATGACAGCAGTTATCTGTTCGACCGCTTCCTGCAGCTGATCGCAGACCACAAGGCACAGCGGCCGGCCGGATCGCGTCAGGCGCAGCTTGCAGCGAATGCCAGAATCACGGCACCGAAATCATCCGCACCCCAGCTTGAAGCCGTGAAAGGAGCTCTATAA
- a CDS encoding LL-diaminopimelate aminotransferase, with protein MSIEQYQTTFIQTNFADRIGGEGYGKDTSIYKFEKIKRAKASAKQDFPDIELIDMGVGEPDEMADEGIVARLALEAAKEENRGYSDNGIPEFKAAAAVYLKEAFQVDGIDPVTEIVHSIGSKPALAMLPSVFINPGDITIMTIPGYPVLGTHTKYLGGQVYSVELKKENNFLPDLNSIPEEVARKAKLLYLNYPNNPTGASATPEFFSEVVAWAKKYDVVVIHDAPYAALTYDGVKPLSFLSVPGAKDVGVELHSLSKSYNMTGWRIGFVAGNPLIVKAFSDVKDNNDSGQFIAIQKAAAYGLSHPEITEAIAAKYSRRHNMLVDALNSLGFKAEKPKGSFFLYVAAPKGVKGGRRFESGEDFSQFLIREKLISTVPWDDAGAFVRFSVTFVAKGEEEEKRVISEIQRRLSDVEFEF; from the coding sequence ATGAGTATTGAACAATATCAGACTACATTCATTCAGACGAATTTTGCAGACCGCATCGGCGGCGAAGGATACGGCAAGGACACCTCCATCTACAAATTTGAGAAAATCAAACGCGCCAAAGCCTCGGCGAAGCAGGATTTTCCGGACATTGAACTGATCGACATGGGCGTCGGTGAGCCGGACGAAATGGCAGATGAAGGCATTGTGGCAAGACTTGCGCTGGAAGCGGCCAAGGAAGAGAACCGCGGCTACTCCGATAACGGTATTCCTGAATTCAAGGCGGCTGCGGCTGTGTATCTTAAGGAAGCTTTTCAGGTGGACGGAATTGACCCTGTAACAGAAATCGTGCATTCCATCGGCTCGAAGCCTGCGCTGGCTATGCTGCCATCCGTATTCATTAATCCGGGCGATATCACGATCATGACCATTCCGGGCTATCCGGTGCTGGGCACCCATACCAAGTATCTGGGAGGACAAGTCTACTCTGTGGAGCTGAAGAAGGAGAACAACTTCCTGCCTGACCTGAACTCCATTCCTGAAGAGGTTGCCCGTAAGGCGAAGCTGCTCTACCTCAACTATCCAAACAACCCTACCGGTGCAAGTGCGACACCTGAATTCTTCAGCGAAGTCGTAGCCTGGGCCAAAAAATATGATGTAGTCGTCATCCATGACGCTCCTTATGCTGCATTGACGTATGACGGCGTGAAGCCGCTGAGCTTCCTGTCCGTACCTGGTGCCAAGGATGTCGGCGTAGAGCTGCACTCCCTGTCCAAGTCCTACAATATGACCGGCTGGAGAATCGGCTTCGTGGCCGGCAACCCGCTGATCGTGAAGGCGTTCAGTGATGTGAAGGACAACAATGATTCCGGCCAGTTCATCGCCATTCAAAAAGCTGCCGCTTACGGTCTCTCTCATCCTGAGATTACCGAAGCGATTGCCGCCAAATACTCCCGCCGCCACAACATGCTGGTGGATGCACTGAACAGCCTGGGCTTCAAGGCTGAGAAGCCGAAGGGCTCCTTCTTCCTCTATGTAGCCGCACCAAAAGGTGTTAAGGGCGGACGCCGCTTCGAATCCGGCGAGGATTTCTCACAGTTCCTGATCCGCGAGAAGCTCATCTCCACCGTGCCTTGGGATGATGCCGGCGCATTCGTGCGTTTCTCCGTGACCTTCGTCGCCAAGGGCGAAGAAGAGGAGAAGCGTGTTATCTCCGAAATCCAAAGACGTCTGAGTGACGTTGAATTTGAATTTTAA
- a CDS encoding GNAT family N-acetyltransferase, whose amino-acid sequence MAVTGVVGQAADKILIIDYLTVDKALRGEGTGTWMLEQIKAWAVQEHGIRGIIIEAESGATASHKERIHFWERNGFVLTSYVHQYRMVPEPYQAMMLPLGEPGNVPDDGEALFRYINAFHRLAYRKG is encoded by the coding sequence ATGGCTGTTACGGGTGTGGTGGGACAAGCTGCGGACAAGATCCTGATTATCGATTACCTGACGGTAGATAAAGCCTTGCGCGGGGAGGGTACGGGGACCTGGATGCTGGAGCAGATCAAAGCTTGGGCTGTGCAGGAACATGGCATCCGGGGAATCATCATCGAAGCGGAATCGGGGGCTACGGCGTCGCACAAGGAACGTATTCATTTCTGGGAGCGGAACGGGTTTGTCCTGACCTCCTATGTGCATCAATATAGAATGGTACCGGAGCCTTATCAGGCCATGATGCTGCCGCTGGGTGAACCGGGGAATGTGCCGGATGACGGTGAAGCGCTGTTTCGGTACATTAATGCTTTCCATCGGCTTGCTTACCGGAAAGGGTAG
- a CDS encoding dihydroorotase encodes MIIKNASVLNEEGVLERKHIVVQDGIISKIQDAAEAVEEAGETVEAEGKLLIPGLIDMHVHLREPGFEHKETIETGARSAAKGGFTTIACMPNTRPVTDSAEIVQLVKDKAREAGLVKVLPYAAITKNELGRELTDFAALKEAGAIGFTDDGVGVQSAQMMKDAMKLAKGLDMPVIAHCEDNSLVEGAPVAEGTFADKHGLKGIPNESEAIHVGRDILLSEATGVHYHVCHVSTEQSVRLIRQAKQIGIKVTAEVCPHHLLLSEEDIPGMDANWKMNPPLRSRRDVEACIEGLLDGTLDIIVTDHAPHSEEEKAKGMQLAPFGIVGFETAFPLLYTAFVATGKWDLSLLVQRMTADPARVFRLNTGSLTVGAPADLTLIDLNEEKAVDPATFASKGRNTPFTGWKLKGWPVKTWVDGRAVWSEA; translated from the coding sequence GTGATCATCAAAAATGCCAGTGTACTGAACGAAGAAGGCGTGCTGGAGCGCAAGCATATTGTTGTGCAGGACGGTATTATCTCGAAGATTCAGGATGCCGCCGAGGCGGTAGAGGAAGCCGGGGAGACCGTTGAAGCGGAAGGCAAGCTGCTGATTCCGGGACTGATTGATATGCACGTACATCTGCGCGAACCGGGGTTCGAGCATAAGGAAACGATTGAGACCGGCGCACGTTCGGCAGCCAAAGGCGGATTCACAACGATTGCCTGCATGCCGAATACACGCCCGGTAACAGACAGTGCAGAGATCGTACAGCTCGTGAAGGATAAGGCGCGCGAAGCGGGACTAGTTAAGGTGCTGCCTTATGCGGCCATTACCAAGAATGAGCTGGGACGCGAGCTGACGGATTTTGCGGCACTGAAGGAAGCGGGAGCGATCGGCTTCACCGATGACGGTGTAGGCGTACAGAGCGCGCAGATGATGAAGGATGCGATGAAGCTGGCGAAGGGACTGGATATGCCGGTCATTGCCCACTGTGAGGATAACTCGCTGGTGGAAGGAGCGCCTGTAGCCGAAGGCACTTTTGCCGACAAGCATGGTCTGAAGGGAATTCCGAACGAATCGGAAGCCATTCATGTAGGCCGTGACATTCTGCTGTCTGAAGCAACGGGCGTCCACTATCATGTGTGCCATGTCAGCACCGAGCAGTCGGTCCGGCTGATCCGCCAGGCGAAGCAAATCGGCATTAAGGTGACCGCCGAGGTGTGTCCGCATCATCTGCTGCTCTCGGAGGAGGATATTCCCGGCATGGACGCCAATTGGAAAATGAACCCGCCGCTGCGCTCGCGCCGCGACGTCGAAGCCTGCATCGAAGGGCTGCTGGACGGCACGCTGGATATCATCGTGACCGACCATGCCCCGCACAGCGAGGAAGAGAAAGCCAAGGGCATGCAGCTTGCACCGTTTGGCATCGTCGGCTTTGAGACGGCCTTCCCGCTGCTGTATACCGCTTTTGTGGCCACAGGCAAATGGGATCTGTCCCTGCTGGTGCAGCGGATGACCGCTGATCCGGCCCGGGTGTTCAGACTGAATACAGGCAGCCTTACAGTAGGGGCGCCTGCCGATCTGACCCTGATTGACTTGAATGAAGAGAAAGCAGTAGATCCTGCTACGTTTGCTAGCAAGGGGCGCAATACACCTTTTACCGGATGGAAGCTTAAGGGCTGGCCGGTAAAGACCTGGGTAGACGGCAGAGCCGTATGGAGTGAGGCTTAA
- the pyrR gene encoding bifunctional pyr operon transcriptional regulator/uracil phosphoribosyltransferase PyrR — protein sequence MVTEKNVIMDETAIRRALSRIAHEILEKNKGIENCLLVGIRTRGIYLAQRIAERIKEIEGVDIPYGELDITHYRDDREGGGGNREAMDKAVVNSNLILPPGSSGTRDKKVILFDDVLYTGRTIRAAMDALMDCGRPRMIQLAVLADRGHRELPIRPDYIGKNVPTSRHEQIEVSLSEYDGKDEVYIISNREER from the coding sequence ATGGTTACTGAAAAAAATGTCATTATGGACGAAACGGCGATTCGCCGGGCACTCTCACGCATTGCACATGAGATTTTGGAGAAAAACAAGGGTATCGAGAATTGCCTGCTGGTCGGCATCCGGACCCGGGGGATCTACCTGGCTCAACGGATCGCGGAGCGCATTAAGGAAATCGAGGGTGTGGACATCCCTTATGGGGAGCTGGACATTACCCATTACCGCGATGACCGCGAAGGCGGCGGGGGCAACCGGGAAGCGATGGACAAGGCGGTTGTGAACAGCAATCTGATCCTGCCTCCGGGTTCGAGCGGCACCCGGGACAAGAAAGTGATTCTGTTCGACGATGTACTGTACACCGGAAGAACGATCCGCGCGGCCATGGATGCGCTGATGGATTGCGGACGGCCCCGGATGATCCAGCTGGCTGTACTGGCTGACCGCGGCCACCGGGAGCTGCCGATCCGCCCCGACTATATCGGCAAGAACGTACCCACCTCCAGGCATGAGCAGATTGAAGTGTCCCTGAGCGAATACGACGGCAAGGACGAAGTGTACATTATTTCAAACCGGGAGGAACGATAA
- a CDS encoding aspartate carbamoyltransferase catalytic subunit has translation MMTATKVKERSLLGMKELAESEINQLLDRTAYWDHQSEKLTPVLRAHFVANMFFENSTRTRFSFEMAEKRLGVQVLNFTAAASSVEKGESIYDTVRTLESMGIDAGVVRLKPAGVLQQLAEKVGIPLINAGDGNNEHPTQALLDLYTMRKHFGGLKGLKVSIIGDIMHSRVARSNLWALTKMGASVQFCAPANMQAPELAAYAPYVSMEEALKADVVMMLRVQLERHASGIILSAEQYREHFGLTEERASRLDPATIIMHPAPVNRNVEIDDAVVESSQSRIFPQMANGVPVRMAVMERALQ, from the coding sequence ATGATGACGGCAACTAAGGTGAAGGAACGCAGTCTGCTGGGGATGAAGGAGCTGGCGGAGTCGGAGATTAACCAGCTGTTAGACAGAACAGCCTACTGGGATCATCAGAGCGAGAAGCTCACGCCGGTGCTGAGAGCCCATTTTGTTGCCAATATGTTCTTCGAGAATAGTACAAGAACCCGCTTTTCCTTCGAAATGGCCGAGAAACGCCTGGGTGTGCAAGTGCTAAACTTCACGGCTGCGGCCTCCAGTGTCGAGAAGGGCGAGTCCATCTACGATACAGTGCGCACACTGGAGTCAATGGGTATCGATGCCGGAGTGGTTCGGCTGAAGCCAGCTGGGGTACTGCAGCAGCTTGCCGAGAAGGTAGGCATTCCACTCATCAATGCAGGGGACGGCAACAACGAGCATCCGACCCAGGCGCTGCTGGACCTGTACACGATGCGCAAGCATTTTGGCGGACTGAAGGGCCTGAAGGTCTCGATTATCGGGGATATTATGCACAGCCGGGTAGCACGGTCCAACCTCTGGGCACTCACCAAAATGGGGGCAAGCGTGCAGTTCTGCGCCCCGGCGAATATGCAGGCTCCTGAGCTTGCGGCCTACGCTCCATATGTATCTATGGAAGAAGCGCTGAAGGCGGATGTGGTCATGATGCTGAGAGTGCAGCTGGAGCGGCATGCTTCGGGCATTATTTTATCAGCTGAGCAGTACCGGGAGCACTTCGGTTTGACCGAGGAACGGGCGTCGAGGCTGGACCCGGCAACGATCATCATGCACCCGGCGCCGGTGAACCGCAATGTGGAGATCGACGATGCAGTGGTGGAGAGCAGCCAGTCCCGGATTTTCCCGCAGATGGCGAACGGAGTGCCGGTACGGATGGCTGTTATGGAGCGGGCGCTGCAATAG